CATATCCAGGGCCAGTCAAATAGTTAAATTCTTTTGGAATTCCTATATCAACAACTGTTGTAGCATCTTTCTTGAGAGTATGGAGAGAGATAACAACATTTGGCATAAAATATGGGGATGCTACATCAATCGATACCTTGATTCCATTAATTTCATTAATCCTGTTGATAACATCCGAATACGGGTGTCTTAGTGTTCCTTTTATACCAACGCCAAATATTGCATCAAGATAAATCTCAAAATCTGACCTTATCTTTTCTGTATCACATGAATCTTTGATAAGTACCTTTTCAATGTTAATATGTTTTAATAATTCCCATTTTGAAAGGGCTGCGCCTTCCTTGATATTTTGTGGATCCCCAATAAGATAGACAGTCACCCGATTTTCCTTGGAGAGGTATCTAGCCGCTACAAACCCATCTCCTCCATTATTACCAAGCCCACAGAATACTGCTATTTTATTTCTAGTCCCAAATCTTTTTTCTATTTCCGATGCAACACTTCTCCCCGCATTTTCCATAAGGAGTGGAGTGTCAAGGCCATAATATTTACAGTTTGAATCAATAATATAGGTATCCATAATACTCCCATGAATAATTGTGGTTTTCAATAGATAAGTTTTTGCCTATTGGGGAAATTTTATAAGTAATCTGTATAAGAATTCCCTATGGTCAAAGCGATGGAGTGCGAGAAATGTGGATACAAGGAGTATCTATTAGCTGAAGAAAAAGATTATGATAGATGCCCATCTTGCAAATCATTAGTTATTGGCCAAGAAAAAAATGAACTGCCTGCACAATTGCAAGAGATGATTAATGTTGCAAATGAGAACTTTTCATATGGGAATATTAAAACTGACAATTATTCTGCCTTGTTTGAGGTCAAGGAACTTTTCAAAAAGCCTGAAGAAATAATTTCCTCCTTTGAGAAAATCAATTTCCATCCCTTTATGAGAAAAGAAAAGGGGAAACTTTATGTTTTATTGAGGTCTTCACCTCCAAAAAAGGATTTTACATATAAGAAGAATCTGATACTATTTTTCTTGACAATTATTTCAACAACAGTTGCTGGCTATTTCATGTCAGTACCACATGTCGAATACGAATTTATGGCAAATCCCTGGATTGGAGCTATAGCATTTTCTTTTTCAATAATGATAATCCTAGGAACACATGAAATGGGCCATTATATTGTTGCGAGAAGAAATGGTGTGGATGCGACACTGCCTTATTTCATACCGGCGCCTTTCATTCTTGGAACAATGGGTGCTGTGATAAACATAAGGTCATTTATCCCAAACAAAAATAGCGCTATTGAACTGGGCCTTTCAGGCCCGCTTGCCGGCATACTTGTAGCAATACCAATCACAATAGCGGGGGTTATGATGTCGCCTGTCGTCCCCATAACACTCTTTGGTGAGAGCTCAATGTTTTTGGGTGAGCCGCTTATATTCCAGCTTATAGCTAAATCACTTGTAACTGTAACTGAAGGCAACTCTCTTTACTTACATCCTGTAGCTTTTGCAGGCTGGGCCGGGATATTTGTGACCATGCTTAACTTGATCCCTATGGGCCAACTTGATGGCGGTCATATTGCAAGGGCTGTTTTAGGGCCTATAAATCACAGGTACCTATCATTTGTTGTTGCAGTTTCATTGTTTGTTATAGGGATATTTACATGGGCTGGATGGAGCCTTTGGGGAGTAATTGGATTTTATCTGGCATATAGGGGGCATCCTGGCTCGATGGATGAGATAACTCCCATAGAAGGAAAACATTGGCTCATGGTTGGAGTTGCCATAGTATTATTTGTAATATCTACAATGATTGTCCCGATAAAGTTGGGATGAGTGTATACCAGATAAAAAAGATTTAAATATACTTAATTAATTCTAAAGGCATGCTTAATAACATCCGTAAGAATAAATCATTTGTATCAATTGTTAACTTTATCGGGAGAATCTTTAGATTCCTGCCCCCAAATGTCATAACAACGATCAGTTTAGTTGTTGTCTTCTTTTCAGGTTATTATTACTATCTTGGATTGCCATATATTGGAGCAATTATACTTGCCGTTTCAGGATTCCTTGATCTAGTTGACGGCTCAGTTGCAAAATATACTAAGAAGACAACTGTTCTTGGCGGCTTTTTAGATTCAACTTTTGATAGGATAGGCGATGGGATTATACTGTTAGGAATTGGACTATCGCATAATCTTGCTCTTTGTTTTGTGATAATGATTGGAGCATATCTCATTAGCTATATGCGTGCTAAGGGAGAGGCCCTTGGTGTAAAAGTCATGGGGATAGGCATTGGTGAAAGGGCAGAGAGAATACTGATAATATTTGTGTTTTCTTTCATCAATTTAGAGCTAGGGCTTTATGTGCTTTTGATTGTTGTGTATATAACGGTCTTCACAAGGTTTTATTATATCTCAAAGGAGCTTAAAACTAAGACTTAGAAACCTTTTTATATTACCAGAATAAACTTTCCAATACGCGGGGGTTGCCGAGCATGGTTAAAGGCGATAGACTCAAGATCTATTCCCGCAGGGGTCCAGGGGTTCAAATCCCTTCCCCCGCACTTTTTACTAAAGCTAATGCGGTATTGATTTTCTTCTAAAAAGGAAATAACTAATCTAGGAAACTTAAATTAAAAAAATAAAATTAATTATTGTTTAGAATTTTCTTAGCAGAAACTATAATTGTCATTGCCATGGCCTTGATATAAGGATCGCCTATTATGCACATTTCTTCCAAGAACTCCTTGTTCTCTAGGTAAAATCTTACGGCCCTCATTTTTGATTCTGGGATGTTATTCTCCATATTTTTCACCTCTAATAAATTTCTCCTTTGAGGAAAGCCATCCTCTTCTTTTTCTCATTGACTTTGAATCTGTATACATCCTTGACAAGCTCCAGGTAATCCTCCATGCCTTTCATAATCATCTTGGCCTTATCTGAAGATCCTTCATTTCCAAAGCATAATAACAAAAATCTGTACCCTTCAGTGTAGCGTATAGCATGCTCGATTGCCATGATCATCTCTGAAAGCTCAATTATGTTAAAGTTATAGAGCTCTTTTCTTGATAGGGTCGGAAGACAGCTTATCATTCTTTTATCCAAAACATCAATACTTTTTGCCAAAATTATTCCTCTTTACTTACTACTTACTTACTTTACCTACATACTACACTACACTACACTACACCCGCATTAATGCGGATCTTTTCTTTTAATTCTCCAGTGGAAATGCACAATCCTTTTGAGAAGTTGTCCAGCATGCGCTCATCGCCTATGACTTTCTCAAGCCCCTGCTCGGAGATTTTCTTCTTGACGATTGGCCAGATTGTAAATTCCCAGCGCTTAGTGAGCTCTTCTTCTGTCAATTGCTTTTCAACGGTCTTAATTTTAGGGCCAACTTCTTTATCAATCTCCTTTTTTGTTTCCTTTAGGTCATTCTTGGTAAATTCGTCAATCTTGGCCTTAATCCTTGTTGCTTCAAGAATAACGCTCTCATACTGGCTTTCAAGCTGTTCTAGCTCTGATTTGTTCCTTTCTGCATATTGAAATAGGGCCTCAGTTATAGTCTCGGTAAATCCCTTCGCCGATATTTCGCAGCACCTATCCAGAAGATCTTCAGGGATCCAAGCTTGGATGAGCCTCTTCCCGTACCTGAGATGGCTTTTCCCCACGCTAAATCACCTGTTTTTCATTTTTTCCTGTAAGTAAAACTGGCCCTAAAAATGGCACTTTGTAAGTAACCTGTAAGTAAAAAAGGCCCAAAAATGGGTGTTTTGTAATGATGGCTGTAAGTATAGATGTGCTGATTTTACTTACAAAATCATGAAAGTGTAAGTAAAATAGGGCCAAAGTGTAGTATGAAATCAATGCCTTCACCCCGAAATCTTTAGCCCGGCAAGCGATTCTACTGGCATTAGATCTTTGACCTTCAGGACAAACGTGTCACACCTGTACCTGAACTTTCCATTCCTTTCTTCTTCCCCCTTTTTCCTGTGGAAGGCAGCCTTTAGGAGCGTGTCCCTGCCTATTACCCCTGCAACCTTGAACTCATTTTTAGTCCTGTCGTGGAAGACAAAGGCGAAGGCATCCTGATCCAAAGACACCTGGCATGATGAGACGTTGACATAGTAGTTTTCAAGCGGGCCCTGCCCATTTATTATTGTCTTGACGTCAATCTTTTTACCCTCGATGGTGAAGTCCCAGTTTGTGTACTGGCCGTTTGAAAGTGTTATGTTCTTGATCCCAGACTTCAAGTACTGCACCAGGAACTCTTCCTCCCCTAGGCAGCCGATATCCCTTGAATTATGTTCCGGATTAAATATGTTGGGAACCTCCCTCATCAGTTCACCTCCAAAGGGCCCTCTTTTTCTTCCGCCTTTTCGAAGGAAAAGTTTGAGTAAGGCCCAGTGTTTAGGGCGAGATCCCCGTTCTTTGAGATCCTGGCATCTAGATTATAGAATGATATAATGGACCCAATGAGCTCAGTCTTCTTCATCTGGGCCTTTGTCGATAGGAACTTCCCAGGAACCAGCTTCCCGCTATTCTTTGAGGTGAAGGGCTTTGTGTCGTGGCAGTTTACCCAGATCCTGTCCTTGCCGTCCTTTATCTCAATCCCGGTAGTCCGCAATCTTATGGGGCCTTCT
The sequence above is a segment of the Methanofastidiosum sp. genome. Coding sequences within it:
- a CDS encoding site-2 protease family protein; translated protein: MVKAMECEKCGYKEYLLAEEKDYDRCPSCKSLVIGQEKNELPAQLQEMINVANENFSYGNIKTDNYSALFEVKELFKKPEEIISSFEKINFHPFMRKEKGKLYVLLRSSPPKKDFTYKKNLILFFLTIISTTVAGYFMSVPHVEYEFMANPWIGAIAFSFSIMIILGTHEMGHYIVARRNGVDATLPYFIPAPFILGTMGAVINIRSFIPNKNSAIELGLSGPLAGILVAIPITIAGVMMSPVVPITLFGESSMFLGEPLIFQLIAKSLVTVTEGNSLYLHPVAFAGWAGIFVTMLNLIPMGQLDGGHIARAVLGPINHRYLSFVVAVSLFVIGIFTWAGWSLWGVIGFYLAYRGHPGSMDEITPIEGKHWLMVGVAIVLFVISTMIVPIKLG
- a CDS encoding CDP-alcohol phosphatidyltransferase family protein — protein: MLNNIRKNKSFVSIVNFIGRIFRFLPPNVITTISLVVVFFSGYYYYLGLPYIGAIILAVSGFLDLVDGSVAKYTKKTTVLGGFLDSTFDRIGDGIILLGIGLSHNLALCFVIMIGAYLISYMRAKGEALGVKVMGIGIGERAERILIIFVFSFINLELGLYVLLIVVYITVFTRFYYISKELKTKT